A segment of the Ipomoea triloba cultivar NCNSP0323 chromosome 1, ASM357664v1 genome:
TTTTAacactaaataaaaatacacacatatatttaATCCATGACTCCATGAGCCAGTCACTTGATCTAAAAGGATGATATGTTTTGAGTAGGCCTTAAGTCCTTAACTATAGGAGGTTTAAAAGGCACCTTTTAAGCACTAAGTTGGTCTAATTAAAGGGCAAAGTGATTCATATAAGAAGGGGTTTCTTTTAAGAGAACAGAGTGTACAACCACTCAGGCCAATCAAGCTAGTTTGATTATAGGCTTGTTTAGCTTAGCTTGTTTACAATACCAAGTTATTGCATTAATATGGAAACAGTTCATCTGTAGTGTAGAACAGGGCACAGTTATATGTGTAACTAATTAAATAGATAACAAGTTCTATTCTAACGTATTCTATTTATATTCttgaatataattgtatgtttggTTTGTAGGTTGTTTGATTACATTTCAGGAGAGAACTATTACAATGAGAAGATAGAGATGACAGCACCAGTATTGACCGAAGTGAAACCCAGCGATGGACCATTTTGTGCATCATCCTTCGTGGTGAGCTTCTACGTTCCCAAGGCGAACCAGCCAAATCCCCCGCCGTCGCAATCCCTGCACGCGCAGAAATGGGGGGAAACGTACGTGGCGGTGAGGCAATTCGGAGGTTTTGTGTCGGATACCGATGTGGGGAAGGAAGCGGCGGCGCTGAGTGCTAGCCTGCAAGGGACGGTGTGGCTGGACGCCATCATGAACAGCCACCGCGGAGAGAACACCACCATGTACGCGGTGGCGCAGTACAACTCCCCGTTTGAGTTCGAGGGCAGAGTTAACGAGGTTTGGCTGACGTTTGATAAGTACAACGATGCTGTTGCTAAATCTGGATATATGCggctttaattttcatataatgtTAGTTGTTACTGTTGTTCTAATAAGTACTACAGAGTAACTGTGACTCTGCTAAATGAAAGGTCTCAGGTTGGACTCTCTGTACTTTAGTaagtttgagaaagtatatatggacaGATAACATtcagaataataaatatatatggatttgAAAAGCTTCACTGCATCTCATGTTAGTTGTTCTTTTCCACGTTAGAGATGCGAAATATAGTCATCAGTAGGCTTAGGCTATTTAGGATCTTGCTTGTGCATGTGGACATATATATTCAGATTAAGTTTGTGAGGAGGGCTAATGAAACAGCTCATACTATGGCTAGATCTGTTAATTTACTTTATTCTGATAAACCTGAGTACTGGAGTGATGCTCCCCAAGTTGTATTCGTGGTTTCttctaatgaaatttttattgtttaaaaaaaaatgaagacaaagtaaataataaaagagAGTTGGAAATTGGGTCTTTGACTAGCTCAAGCATATTCAATACACAATGCATAAAATCAATTGGAGTGGCTTAAGTAGCAATTgccaatttatatcatggaatAGGATTCACGTAACATTATGAACCCTAGATCGAAACGAAGAGGTACAGAATATTCATacttataaagtatataattttataacacaagacagaaaaaattacaacacaagatatatatatatatatatatatatatatatatatatatatatatatatatatatatatatatatatatatatatatatatatataNNNNNNNNNNNNNNNNNNNNNNNNNNNNNNNNNNNNNNNNNNNNNNNNNNNNNNNNNNNNNNNNNNNNNNNNNNNNNNNNNNNNNNNNNNNNNNNNNNNNNNNNNNNNNNNNNNNNNNNNNNNNNNNNNNNNNNNNNNNNNNNNNNNNNNNNNNNNNNNNNNNNNNNNNNNNNNNNNNNNNNNNNNNNNNNNNNNNNNNNNNNNNNNNNNN
Coding sequences within it:
- the LOC116013319 gene encoding heme-binding protein 2-like, whose translation is MLDWVKLVVVLINYFVHHSWTISSTTTSINAKNHHVQLGLFPPSCERIECPTYDLIEAGKDYEIRRYNSSMWMSTAPIDDISLVQATRTGFLRLFDYISGENYYNEKIEMTAPVLTEVKPSDGPFCASSFVVSFYVPKANQPNPPPSQSLHAQKWGETYVAVRQFGGFVSDTDVGKEAAALSASLQGTVWLDAIMNSHRGENTTMYAVAQYNSPFEFEGRVNEVWLTFDKYNDAVAKSGYMRL